The following DNA comes from Cellulophaga sp. HaHa_2_95.
CCCTCAGCACTTGCTTGACTTCTAAAAAGAATTCCCTAAGCAAGGTACCCACAAACGCATCAGAAGTGATTACCATAGCTGTAGGAGGAGATTGGGATGACCAGTGGGGACCAAATGGTGCTACGACCCTAAGTCTTACGAAAGGGGCCTCTCATGACTTAATTCTTATGCTCGGAGATTTATCTTATGATGGTATTGATCATAATTACGAGTACAATAGGAACAATGCCAGAAAATGGGCCTCTAAGGCTAATAAAATAGCGGGTACTACGCCTATGTTATTTGTTGCTGGGGATCATGATAGCAAAAATCAGGATGGAGATATCATGACCTATGCAAAAACCCTTAATCTTCCAAACGGTAGAAAATCTGTAGGCATACCTACAGGAACAGTATCAAAACATGCGTATAAAGGTAAATACCCTTATTTATGGTATACAGATATTATAAAGGGAGCTGCAAAAGTTAGAGTAGTTGCCACCTCGGTAGCATTTCAAGAGAGTGCAACAGAAACACTAGAAGATCAAAAATACCTAAAAGGTAAATATGCCGTAGGAAGTGAGAATTATGAATGGGTAAAGGCAGTATATGCTGATGCAGAACAAAAAGGATTCTGGATTATCCATATCAATCATCTACCCTGGATAGATATGGGAAAAAATCAATCTTTTATAGATAGCCAAGGAATGATAGATTTAGCTTCGACCTATAATGTGAATGTTTTACTTACTGCCAGTTCTCATAATGTTTGGCGTACGAAACCCTTAAAAATAAATGATACCAATTGTAGTTCTATAGCTTTGAGCACGTCACCAAATGGAGCAAACCCTAATTGTGTAGGCAGTGAAGATAACCAGCATTACAAAAAAACAGATGGCTTAATTCAGGCACATGTAGGTGTTGCGGGAAAAACAAAGGGTCTAGATCTTAAAAAATATCCAGATGCCTGTAACCCTAATGCGGATGGAGAAGTGCTACACTATTTGGCTGATGGCACCTGCACTACAGATGCCATTACAGGAATAGTCTCTTTGAAAATTAGTGCAAATTCTATTCAAGGCGATTTTTTAAAGATTGATGGCAGCCTCTTTGATCCTTATTCTTTTACAATCGAAAAAAACTAACATCATCCTAGATACCATACGTATTTGATGAAAACAAATAAAGAAATCAATATGAAAAATAATAAAGCTTTGTTGATTATAGACATGCAGAAAGGGTCGTTTACGGAAGAGACACCAAGGTATGATACTCCAGGGGTAATAAAACGAATTAATACGTTGGCATCAGTATTTAGAGAATTGCACTATCCTGTTATATGTATACAACATGATGGCACAGGAACTGGAGAATTCGAAAAAAATAGTCCTCAATGGGAGAATCTAGATGAACTAGAAATAAATAAGGCTGACCTTAAAATTGATAAATATGTCAATAATGTTTTCTATGCTTCTACACTTCAAACCCAACTAAAAGAATTAGAAGTGACAGAATTATTTATTACAGGTTGTGCCACAGATTTTTGTGTAGAAGCTACCGTACAAGCTGCATTAACCAAAGATTATAATATTACCATTGTAGGTGATGCACACACAACAGGAGAACGTCCACATCTAAAAGCAGTGCAAATTATCGAACATTACAATTGGGTATGGCAACATATGATTCCTACAAAAGGCCGGATAAAGGTAGAACCAACTTCTCTAATTAAAGCAACTTTGATACAAAAGTAAAACACCTTATTGTCAGTAAAATAGCTCCATGAAGCTTCAAGATTCATGAATTGTTCTTAAGCTATAGAAAACTTACATAAAGTGACACTTAACAATACCCTATTTTTTAAATTTTCTTACAAATTTACAGCGCATTTACACCGTTAAATTTGATGCTAGATTAGCGTATTTTCTATTTTCTCTGATTATAGAGACCTGAGTATTACACTCTTTAAATAAAATAACTTTTAATCGATAAAAACGGTGTTTCATCGATTAAATAAGAAATATACAGAAAATACTCACGAGTATTGCAATTGTTTAATTTCTCACAGAATTTTGCTTTCCATATAAAATTCGTAAGAAATTACTTAAAATATTACCAACTCACTATTTCAATGACAAAAATTGCTAATTGTAATCGTTCTACTACCCTACAAGACCTATGTGTTTGTAGTATTAGAACTAAGTACTCCATAAAAAGATAAGTAATATGGCACAAATTATTGCTTACCTCTTAAAGTTACTCATCCTTTTTTTTATTTAAAAAGTACACCTTGTAACACGATTGAAAATTACAACTTAGCACCTTAAATTCGACTAATTACATTTTTAAATACTGAATAACCTATTACTAACACATCCATTATGTAAAAAATTTGAGTACAACATATAACAAAAGATCAACCACCCTTCAACCCACCTCACTTAATGAATTTTTTTAAAAAAATGGATAAAGTTCTGGCCGCATTTGGTAATGTGCGCGCTTTGGAACGTAAACATGTAGACACTTTTACTGAAAATAAAATACAAAACATACCTGGTCACAAAATTGCAGAATCTACCGAAGGACAAGTATGGGCTAGCTTTCAAAATTTAGCAGGATACTATTTTTTGAATACAACGATACTCTCTCACTCGAATATCAAAACAGCAAAAGGCTCTCAACTAGTATTTTGTGATGGTAAGTCGTACTTTGTAATTACTTCTGACACGGAAGAGATTCGCTCCGACTTTTCTAACATTTCAAAATGTTGGATTACTAAAATAAATTATGTCTTGAATAAGGAGCAACTTAAAAATATCAAAAGAAATAATATTAAAAATATAAAATTAATCTACAGGAAGAAAACCTTAGTTTTTTTCGGAAATCTTCACCTCAAAGATTTATCGGTATTGACCCCACGTCTAATTCAATAAAACCTACCTATGACTAGAGAAGAGCAATTAGTATTTTGTAAAAAATGTACTAACCGAACCCTTGATATGCAGCAAGGGATGCTTTGTAACCTTACCGGCTTAAAGGCCGATTTTGCCCCCACATGCTCAAACTACACCCTAGATACTAGTATTGAAGAGCGCTTAAATGACGACAAGCATTTACAGCGTGAGGACATGATAACATTAGTTTCGGATGAAAATCTAGCGAAAATAAAAGCGGAGCAAAATTTACCAGCAGCTATTTTTGGCGGATTTTGTGCGGGAATAATAGGAGCTTTAATATGGGCTGTGATCACTACTGCTACTGGATACCAAATTGGATTCATGGCAATAGGTATTGGTGCTCTGGTAGGACTTGCCACAGGATATTTTGGCAAAGGAATTGATTTGATATTTGGATTATTAGGTGGAGTAATAGCTTTACTAAGTTGTGTTCTAGGGAATTTCTTTAGCATCATAGGAGCCATAGCAACTTATGAAGAATTAGGGTATCTAGAAACGTTCGTACTTTTTGACTATACGCAAGCAATTCCTATTATGTCTGAAACTTTTAGTCCCATAGATATTTTGTTTTATGCGATAGCCACTTTTGAGGGTTATAAGTATGCATTTAGAAAACTTACGGAAAAAGAACTTTCTCAGCTCAACAAATAACCCAATCCCGTGAGAAATTAACGCAAAACCTATTGTGTTAACATCTCTAGTTATTAAGCTAGTCTGCTTTTTTATTAGGCTCTAAATTAGAGTATTAATAAAAAAAAAGCTTATGAAATTTAATATAGAAGGAAAAACAGCATTGATTACAGGTGCAGATTCAGGAATAGGAAAATCTACCGCTGGCTTTTTAGTCGATGAAGGAGTGACCATCATTCTGTCTGATAGAGATCAAGAGGCATTAGATGCCACTATCAAAGAACTAAAAGAAACTCGAAAAGACGCCAAAATTTTCGGAATTACCGCAGATATCACTAATAATGAAGAAGTTAAAGCCTTAGCTAATAAAATTAAAGATGATTTTGGAGGTGCGCACATTGTAGTCAATGCAGCAGGAGCAAGAGGTGCTGCAGGAGATTTCTTAAGTCTTTCTGATGATGATTGGATGCAAACCATAGAAGTAGATTTGATGGGTGCTGTGCGTATTGCTAGAGCCTTCATCCCACAAATGCAAGCACTTGATTGGGGTAGAATGATTATGATATCATCAGAAAATGCATACCAACCTTATGAAGAAGAGAGTCCGTACAATGCATGTAAAGCAGGAATCATAAATTTATCTAAGTGTTTATCACGTTCGTATTCTAAAGAAAATATCTTATTTAATTGTGTATCTCCCGCATATGTAAAAACGCCAATGACAGACGCTATGATGGAGGACTTGGCCGAGGAACGCAACTGTTCTATAGAAGAAGCGGTAGAATGGTTCGTAAAGAACAAAAGACCGCACATTGCAATGGAGCGCAGAGGAAAACCTGAAGAAGTAGGCTCTACAATCGCATTCTTATGTTCTGACCATGCTAGCTACATCAACGGAGCTAATATACGTGTGGATGGCGGAGCAGTAGAGTCTGCTTTCTAAGCTAAAACTTGTTTTAAAAGAAGCGCCAATTTCTTGGGAGCTTCTAGGGGTATCAAATGACCGATACCTTTCATAGGAAGAGGTGTTGCATCATTAAGATAAGGTAACACCTCTTTTTGTATGGCTTCGTCTGTAATCACGGGATCATCTTCAGAAAAGATAACGCTTACGGGAGTTGTTAATTTTGTGACTTGTGTAGCAATAGAATTATTCATTCCTGTCTTTAACCACCATTGCCAAGAAACTTCTGCTATTCTCAATTGCGAATTTACCGCATACTCAAATCGTTCTTTATTCAAAGATTTTACAGTCCCATTTTTTACCGTTTGTATCGCTTCTTCCCTATCAGGGTGCTTAAGCATGCGCTCTTTTTCATCAGCAGACATGTCTTCTGTTGTTGGAGGCGAAGGTGCAATTAATACAATTTTACTAGGAGGATTAGCTACATTTTGCAAGGCCGCATTTAAAGCTAATTTACCGCCCATAGAATGCCCTACTAGAATATATTCTTTGAGATCTAGTGCTGCAATTTCATCATTAATATATTTTGAAAAGCTTGAGATTGATGGCGTTTCTGAAACAGAAGTGCCCCCAAAACCTGGAAGATTTAAAGGGTAGCATTGAACTTCTTCTTCTAAGTGTTTACATACCCATTGCCAACTCCCGGCATCACCACCAAAATAATGAAGAAACACCATTGCTTTTTTAGACGTTGTAAAGGCTTTAGGCTTCTCCATAGTTTATATTTTACTTTTTCTTTTTAAACAGTTTTTTGAAAATTTGAACAAATAGTACGGTTATGACTCCAAACACAAGACCTACTATAAATTCTTTTACCATACCCGGAACCATGTTGAAATGATCATGAAGCCAATGTATGTTATGGACAAAAATTCCACCGGCCACTAATAAAAGTGCAATAGTACCTACTACCGCTAGTGTTTTAATCACCCATGGCAAAGCATTTACTAAAAGGTGACCTACTTTATCTGAAAAACTATCCTCTTGTTCATTCAAATTGATTAATCTTAATCCAAATTCATCCATTCGAACAATTAAAGCCACAATCCCATAAACACCTACTGTTGCTAAGATAGCTATGAAGGTCACGACCATGATTTGGATAGAAATTTCCTTTTCAGTCACTGTTCCTAACGCAATGATTACAATTTCCACGGAAAGAATAAAATCGGTTACAATCGCTGCTTTTACACGATCTTTCTCCAATGCAAGAATCTCTTCATTTGTCATGTCAATATCTAAATCTTTCTTTTCATGATGCTTTAATACCCCTAAAAATTCTAGTATTTTTTCTGCCCCTTCATAGGCCAGATAAATACCTCCTAAAACTAAAATTATGGTAATTGCTGCTGGTAGAAATGCACTTAGTAGAAAAGCGAAAGGCAGGATAATTAATTTATTCAAAAATGAACCTTTAGTGATTGCCCAAAGTACCGGTATTTCTCTATCGGACATGAAACCAGATGCTTTTTCTGCATTCACGGCTAAATCATCTCCTAAAATACCAGCTGTTTTTTTTGTTGCGATTTTACTCATTACAGCAACATCGTCCATTAAGGCAGCGATATCGTCTAAAAGTGCAAAAAATCCTGACGCCATAGTTCTTGTGTATAAAATTTAGGTTGCAAATTAACCTTTTTCCTTTATTCCACTAAACCAATTGTAAATAATTAGCCCAATTGCGATAATTAAAAGTATATGAATTATGCCCCCTAAAATTTTAAATACCAAGAATCCCAGTACCCAACCTATTAAAAGTAAACCTATCAATCCCCAAAGAATCTTATTCATAAGCTGCTATTTATTTCAGAACGGAAAATTGAAGTCGCTCTTCTTCCGATTTTCCTATATTTGTTTTAATGGTATCTAAACATTGATAGAGTACCGTTTTTAATTGGTTAAAAGAGCTAGGTTTTTGCAGATAGCTATTAGCCCCCATTTCTTGTAACTTTTCTACTTCCCAATCATTGAAGGACGTAGAATAAATTATAACATCAATGCCGTTAAATTTTTCTTCTGCTTTGATGTCTGCAAGACATTCAAAACCATCCATCATAGGCATTTTCAAATCCAAAAAAATTGCTTTCGGTAAGGGTTCTTCCGAAAATAGGTCTGCCATTAAATCAACTCCATTTTGAAATGTTGTCAAATCAATTTTGATCGGTAATTCTTTTAAAGCATCTGAAAAAAACAGGCGATCGTCTTGATCATCATCGGCTAAATAAACTCTCATAGCAAGTAATAACGTTGCGGCTATTCCATAATGAAACAGCCTATTTTCAAAATTTAAAAATAGGCTGTGAGTTTGTATTAAAGTAACTTAAAAAAACTAGAAATTAACTCATATGCATTTTCAGAAGAAATCAAATAAAGCCACTACCCCATTATATGAAATAACGCAAGCAAAGAATAAAGCCGCAAACAGTCCAACATTTAAGCCAAGTCCTGCTTTGTACGCTTTCATTAAGCCCTTATTATTCACTAACAATATAATTCCAAGAATGACTAAGGGAAGTACAAAAACATTAAATACCTGCGACAAAATTTGCATTTGTATTGGATTTGCACCAAAAATGGGAACAATCAAGGCAAAGCAAGAAGCTACTCCTGTTATAATTTTAAATTGTTTTGAGGATGTATCTAATTCCCCAGATTGGTAATCGGCAAGTAATATTGGTGCAATCAACAAACATGGAAATATGGATGAAAGACCCGCACTTAAAGTTCCAAAAAAGAACAGCGTTAGTGCAAATTTACCAGCTACCGGTTCTAGGGTATTTACCATATCTAAAACCTCTGTTACAGGTTCTCCCTGGTGAAACAAGGCTCCACAAGCTACTGCCATGACCGATGCACTTATCACAAACACTAGAATAGCTGCGATAATAGCATCTTTTTTTTGTTGTGATCTATTGTTAATATTCCAACCTTTACCTTTCACAAATAAAGGTCTTGATAAGAATGTTGCTGCCGCCATGGTGGTTCCTACAAACGCAGCTACCATCATTTTGCCACCTTCTACCTGGGGAATACTCGGAATTAATCCTTGTGCCACTTCTACGGGTAACGGGTATACCATAAACAGGGAAATTATAAAAGATAACCCCATGATGGTTACGAAAATAACTAAGATTTTTTCAAAAAAGGTATACTTCCCTACTAAGAGAAGGCTATACATAATAGCAATTACCACTAATGCCACTATAAGTACTACTTCATACCTACTTCCTGATAAATTAGGAAAATAGATGACTATAATTTCATAAATTATATTGGAAGAAATACCTAAAATACCCATCAAAGAATTCCATTGTCCTAAAGAAATCCCTACTATAATTAGTATGGCAATGAGTTTTCCATATTTTAAATGTTTCTTAAAAGCAAACAATGCGGTTTCGCCTGTCACTAAAGCAAAATTACCATAGGCATACATTAAGATTCCAGAAAAAACGCAACTTAAAAGCAACACCCAAAGTAATTGCATACCATAGGTGCTCCCGGCCACAATCATAGAAGTAACACTTCCGGTACCGATGGTATATCCAATAGCAAATATTCCTGGGCCAAAAGCCAAAACCAAGGCTAGAATCTTTTTCAAAAGTGATGGTTTATTCGTCAATTGGTCCATAGAGAATTGTTTTTAAGCGAGATTTTATTAAATAAATACGGTTGAATTACTAAAAAATACCTAAATTGGTTACCCAGATTGGTTCACCAAAAATAGGAATATTATTGACACTTTCAAGTTTTTAATCATGAATTACCATTATAATCTTAAAATTATACCTAAAATTATATGAATAATTTATCTCGTGAAGCGTTTTTAAAGTTATCTGCAATGGGACTTGCTGCAATACCCTTAGTAGGTATGAAAGCATTGGAAGATGTAAATGTGCCCGCGCTTAATCAAGTGCCCAGGGTTCATTTATTCTCCAAGCATTTGCAGTTTTTAGATTATAATAAAATGTCGAGAGCTGCTGCCGAATTAGGTTTTGATGGCCTTGATGTGACCGTACGAAAAGGTGGACATGTAACCCCTGAAAATGTGGCTAAAGATCTGCCGAAAATAGTCCAGGCCATGCAATCTTATGGACTTACGGCCGAATTGATAACCACAAATATCACCACTGCGACAGCTCCAGAGACTGAAAATATTTTGTACACGGCTAGCCAGCTAGGATTTAAAAATTATAGAATGGGCTGGTTAGAATACTCAGAAGCTCTATCTATACCAGAAAGTATTGAAAAATTTAAAGTCCAATTCGCGGCCTTAGAATTTTTAAATAAAAAACTGAACATCACGGGGTCCTATCAAAACCATGCAGGGCAACATGTAGGCGCGCCAGTATGGGATATTCATCAAATTATAAAAGACAGGGATCCTAATTATATCGCTACACAATATGATATTAGACATGCCGTAGTAGAAGGAGGCACTAGCTGGACTCTAGGTTTACGTTTGATACAATCTCACATAAAATGTATTGTGATTAAAGATTTTAAATGGGGACAAGAACATGGAGTTTGGAAACCTATAAATGTACCCCTAGGAGAAGGCATGGTAGACTTTAATGCCTATTTTAAATTACTCAAAAAATACCATCTTGATAACATCCCAATGTCATTACATTGCGAATATAATTTAGGGGGTGCAGAACATGGTGACAAAGAAATATCAATTTCTGAAGAAGCGGTATTAAAACGCATCAAAAAAGATCTTAATTTTCTTAAAAATGCTTGGCAACACTCCTAAAAATTCCTGTAATGGCAAAACTATCTGACGAAACAAGAGAAAAATTAACCACTGTGAGCACAGCAACTGTGGCCACTATTTTATTTAAAAGAGGGTTAAAAAACCAATACATTCAGGGCGTGGTTCCTTTACAGAAAGGCAAACCTAATATGGTGGGAGCAGCCTATACTTTGCGCTACATTCCTGCTAGAGAAGACTTAAATCCGATTACCGTATTTCAAGACCCAAAGCATCCACAACGTGTTGCTGTGGAAGAATGTACTCCGGGAAGCATCTTGGTTATTGATAGCCGTAAAGATGCGCGTGCGGCCTCTGCAGGTTCTATTTTAGCGACACGTTTAATGGTTCGTGGAGTGGCGGGTATTGTTACCGATGGTGGATTTCGTGATTCTGCTGAAATTGCCGCTTTAGCAATGCCTTCTTACCACCGTACGCCCTCTGCGCCTACTAATTTAACCTTACATCAAGCTATTGCCATTAATGACCCTATTGCCTGTGGAGATGTAGCTGTTTTCCCTGGTGATATTCTATTAGGAGATAATGACGGCGTCATGGTAATTCCTGAAGCTATAGTTGATGCTGTGGCCGAAGAAGCTATTCAAATGACGCTATTTGAAAATTTCGTTTTAGCAAAAGTTCAAGCAGGCCAACAAATAATTGGATTATATCCGCTTACTAATGAAACCATTCGGGCGGAATTTGAAGCTTGGAAAAAAGCCTAACGTTTTGTACCATACGCTAAATCTCCTGCATCACCTAAACCTGGAATAATATATCCTTTAGAGTTCAGTTTTCCATCTACCGCTGCAATCCATAATTGCGTAGTTTCTGGAAAAACGGAATCTACATAGGAGATTCCTTCCTCTGATCCGATCACCGAAACAATATGAATTTCTTTAGGAGTACCATACCCTTCTAATCCTTTTAAAACATTTTCTAATGTTCTTCCAGTAGCTAACATTGGATCTACAAGCAACAAGGTTTTACCCTCTAAATCTGGAGCAGCAAAATAATTAACAATAACTTCAAAATCATCAGAATTTCCTTCATGATGTCTATAGGCCGAGATGAAGCCATTTTCAGCATCATCAAAATAGTTTAAAATTCCTTGATGAAACGGCAAACCAGCTCTGAGAATAGAACAAATAACAATATCTGAAGTCACTAAGGGTATTACTTTTTCTCCTAACGGCGTTACGGTTGTTTGAGGAGTATAGTTTAATGTTTTACTTAATTCATAACTAAGCACCTCTCCTACACGTTCAATATTTTTACGAAAACGCATACTGTCTTTTTGTATGGTCACATCGCGCAGTTCAGCAATAAATTTATTTAAAATTGAATTTTTAGTTTCAAAATTATGAAGTATCATAAAGCGTAAATTTCTCTAAAATTACACTATTTAGTAAGAGTTTAAAAACTCTAATTAGTTCCTTTTTCTTTTTTCTGGATTCTTATCTATTTTATACACAACTAAAAATCCAAAAACAGCAATTAATAGCCACATTAAATCTACAGTATACGAGGAAGAATCTCCATTATTAATACTCATAAACAACCAATTCCCTGTAACTACTCCATTACAAACAGGAACCAGCAAGCCA
Coding sequences within:
- a CDS encoding isochorismatase family protein; its protein translation is MKNNKALLIIDMQKGSFTEETPRYDTPGVIKRINTLASVFRELHYPVICIQHDGTGTGEFEKNSPQWENLDELEINKADLKIDKYVNNVFYASTLQTQLKELEVTELFITGCATDFCVEATVQAALTKDYNITIVGDAHTTGERPHLKAVQIIEHYNWVWQHMIPTKGRIKVEPTSLIKATLIQK
- a CDS encoding lmo0937 family membrane protein, with amino-acid sequence MNKILWGLIGLLLIGWVLGFLVFKILGGIIHILLIIAIGLIIYNWFSGIKEKG
- the upp gene encoding uracil phosphoribosyltransferase; this encodes MILHNFETKNSILNKFIAELRDVTIQKDSMRFRKNIERVGEVLSYELSKTLNYTPQTTVTPLGEKVIPLVTSDIVICSILRAGLPFHQGILNYFDDAENGFISAYRHHEGNSDDFEVIVNYFAAPDLEGKTLLLVDPMLATGRTLENVLKGLEGYGTPKEIHIVSVIGSEEGISYVDSVFPETTQLWIAAVDGKLNSKGYIIPGLGDAGDLAYGTKR
- a CDS encoding response regulator; translated protein: MRVYLADDDQDDRLFFSDALKELPIKIDLTTFQNGVDLMADLFSEEPLPKAIFLDLKMPMMDGFECLADIKAEEKFNGIDVIIYSTSFNDWEVEKLQEMGANSYLQKPSSFNQLKTVLYQCLDTIKTNIGKSEEERLQFSVLK
- a CDS encoding SDR family NAD(P)-dependent oxidoreductase, producing the protein MKFNIEGKTALITGADSGIGKSTAGFLVDEGVTIILSDRDQEALDATIKELKETRKDAKIFGITADITNNEEVKALANKIKDDFGGAHIVVNAAGARGAAGDFLSLSDDDWMQTIEVDLMGAVRIARAFIPQMQALDWGRMIMISSENAYQPYEEESPYNACKAGIINLSKCLSRSYSKENILFNCVSPAYVKTPMTDAMMEDLAEERNCSIEEAVEWFVKNKRPHIAMERRGKPEEVGSTIAFLCSDHASYINGANIRVDGGAVESAF
- a CDS encoding Nramp family divalent metal transporter, giving the protein MKKILALVLAFGPGIFAIGYTIGTGSVTSMIVAGSTYGMQLLWVLLLSCVFSGILMYAYGNFALVTGETALFAFKKHLKYGKLIAILIIVGISLGQWNSLMGILGISSNIIYEIIVIYFPNLSGSRYEVVLIVALVVIAIMYSLLLVGKYTFFEKILVIFVTIMGLSFIISLFMVYPLPVEVAQGLIPSIPQVEGGKMMVAAFVGTTMAAATFLSRPLFVKGKGWNINNRSQQKKDAIIAAILVFVISASVMAVACGALFHQGEPVTEVLDMVNTLEPVAGKFALTLFFFGTLSAGLSSIFPCLLIAPILLADYQSGELDTSSKQFKIITGVASCFALIVPIFGANPIQMQILSQVFNVFVLPLVILGIILLVNNKGLMKAYKAGLGLNVGLFAALFFACVISYNGVVALFDFF
- a CDS encoding ribonuclease activity regulator RraA; the encoded protein is MAKLSDETREKLTTVSTATVATILFKRGLKNQYIQGVVPLQKGKPNMVGAAYTLRYIPAREDLNPITVFQDPKHPQRVAVEECTPGSILVIDSRKDARAASAGSILATRLMVRGVAGIVTDGGFRDSAEIAALAMPSYHRTPSAPTNLTLHQAIAINDPIACGDVAVFPGDILLGDNDGVMVIPEAIVDAVAEEAIQMTLFENFVLAKVQAGQQIIGLYPLTNETIRAEFEAWKKA
- a CDS encoding metallophosphoesterase, with amino-acid sequence MLKYFILLCTLSTCLTSKKNSLSKVPTNASEVITIAVGGDWDDQWGPNGATTLSLTKGASHDLILMLGDLSYDGIDHNYEYNRNNARKWASKANKIAGTTPMLFVAGDHDSKNQDGDIMTYAKTLNLPNGRKSVGIPTGTVSKHAYKGKYPYLWYTDIIKGAAKVRVVATSVAFQESATETLEDQKYLKGKYAVGSENYEWVKAVYADAEQKGFWIIHINHLPWIDMGKNQSFIDSQGMIDLASTYNVNVLLTASSHNVWRTKPLKINDTNCSSIALSTSPNGANPNCVGSEDNQHYKKTDGLIQAHVGVAGKTKGLDLKKYPDACNPNADGEVLHYLADGTCTTDAITGIVSLKISANSIQGDFLKIDGSLFDPYSFTIEKN
- a CDS encoding DUF808 domain-containing protein — protein: MASGFFALLDDIAALMDDVAVMSKIATKKTAGILGDDLAVNAEKASGFMSDREIPVLWAITKGSFLNKLIILPFAFLLSAFLPAAITIILVLGGIYLAYEGAEKILEFLGVLKHHEKKDLDIDMTNEEILALEKDRVKAAIVTDFILSVEIVIIALGTVTEKEISIQIMVVTFIAILATVGVYGIVALIVRMDEFGLRLINLNEQEDSFSDKVGHLLVNALPWVIKTLAVVGTIALLLVAGGIFVHNIHWLHDHFNMVPGMVKEFIVGLVFGVITVLFVQIFKKLFKKKK
- a CDS encoding sugar phosphate isomerase/epimerase; this translates as MNNLSREAFLKLSAMGLAAIPLVGMKALEDVNVPALNQVPRVHLFSKHLQFLDYNKMSRAAAELGFDGLDVTVRKGGHVTPENVAKDLPKIVQAMQSYGLTAELITTNITTATAPETENILYTASQLGFKNYRMGWLEYSEALSIPESIEKFKVQFAALEFLNKKLNITGSYQNHAGQHVGAPVWDIHQIIKDRDPNYIATQYDIRHAVVEGGTSWTLGLRLIQSHIKCIVIKDFKWGQEHGVWKPINVPLGEGMVDFNAYFKLLKKYHLDNIPMSLHCEYNLGGAEHGDKEISISEEAVLKRIKKDLNFLKNAWQHS
- a CDS encoding alpha/beta fold hydrolase, whose translation is MEKPKAFTTSKKAMVFLHYFGGDAGSWQWVCKHLEEEVQCYPLNLPGFGGTSVSETPSISSFSKYINDEIAALDLKEYILVGHSMGGKLALNAALQNVANPPSKIVLIAPSPPTTEDMSADEKERMLKHPDREEAIQTVKNGTVKSLNKERFEYAVNSQLRIAEVSWQWWLKTGMNNSIATQVTKLTTPVSVIFSEDDPVITDEAIQKEVLPYLNDATPLPMKGIGHLIPLEAPKKLALLLKQVLA